The following coding sequences lie in one Desulfitibacter alkalitolerans DSM 16504 genomic window:
- a CDS encoding class I SAM-dependent methyltransferase yields the protein MKQWYEKLFDNYGEKYDKEIFTQGTVGECDFIEKELNFDKSLKILDVGCGTGRHSIELSKRGYLVTGIDLSESQLKKAREKAKANNLKIDFLKHDARNLPFENQFDVAIMLCEGGFPLMETDEMNFEILKNATKSLKISGVLRPSWTRIKFPFLFISYKCSVSLFIYFVGSAHTRPRR from the coding sequence ATGAAACAGTGGTATGAAAAATTATTTGATAACTACGGAGAAAAGTACGACAAGGAGATTTTTACCCAAGGGACAGTTGGTGAATGCGATTTTATTGAGAAAGAACTAAACTTTGATAAATCTTTGAAAATACTTGATGTTGGCTGTGGTACCGGCAGGCACTCAATTGAACTCTCAAAAAGGGGGTATCTGGTTACAGGTATAGATTTATCTGAATCTCAGCTAAAAAAAGCCAGAGAAAAAGCAAAAGCAAATAACCTTAAGATTGATTTTTTGAAACATGATGCCAGAAATCTTCCCTTTGAAAACCAGTTTGATGTTGCTATTATGCTTTGCGAAGGCGGTTTTCCACTTATGGAAACGGATGAAATGAATTTTGAGATATTGAAAAATGCCACAAAGTCGTTGAAGATCTCTGGAGTGCTCAGGCCTAGCTGGACACGCATAAAGTTCCCTTTTCTCTTTATTTCATACAAATGCTCTGTTTCTCTTTTTATCTATTTTGTGGGCTCTGCCCACACCCGCCCTCGCCGGTAG
- a CDS encoding IS3 family transposase (programmed frameshift): protein MSKFTEEYKKDIVKLVTELGKKPVDVAKDIGVSATAVRRWVKQYSEHGEDAFPGKGNLRPADADQKALEKKIKDLEVENANIKKSHGHLQQRREIKYLIIKELSSEFPVKKMCQILEIGRSTYYEWLNRPISHRELNDRDLITHIKEIFDESDSTYGHRRIKRQLRKKGIKTSNQRVRRLMKEYGLISVLRSRYKATTNSNHNYPVAPNLLNKDFKAEKINQKWVGDITFIATQEGWLYLAAIEDLYHKKIVGWALDSRMTKQLTISALEMAIKREKPQKGLIFHSDRGSQYAAYDYQDKLRENGIRQSMSAKGDCYDNACMESFFATLKKDLVHRRRFKTREEARLAIINYIETWYNSKRSHSSLDYMSPMEYERYHRETQSLVA from the exons ATGAGTAAATTTACAGAAGAATATAAAAAAGATATAGTAAAGCTTGTTACAGAATTAGGTAAAAAGCCAGTAGATGTAGCCAAAGATATAGGAGTAAGTGCTACAGCAGTTAGAAGATGGGTCAAGCAATATAGTGAACATGGAGAAGACGCCTTTCCCGGCAAAGGAAATCTTCGGCCAGCTGATGCCGATCAAAAAGCATTAGAAAAAAAGATTAAAGACTTAGAGGTTGAAAATGCAA ATATTAAAAAAAGCCATGGCCATCTTCAGCAGAGACGTGAAATAAAGTATTTAATAATAAAAGAACTTAGCTCCGAATTTCCCGTCAAGAAGATGTGCCAAATCTTAGAAATAGGTAGGAGCACATACTATGAGTGGCTTAATAGGCCTATAAGTCATCGTGAATTAAACGACAGAGATCTGATTACTCACATAAAAGAAATATTTGATGAGTCAGATAGCACCTATGGTCACAGAAGAATAAAAAGACAATTAAGAAAAAAAGGCATAAAAACAAGCAACCAGCGAGTAAGACGACTTATGAAGGAATATGGGTTAATTAGTGTTCTAAGATCTAGATACAAAGCTACTACCAATTCAAATCACAACTATCCAGTAGCTCCTAACTTATTAAACAAAGATTTTAAAGCTGAAAAAATTAACCAAAAGTGGGTTGGAGATATTACCTTTATAGCAACTCAAGAAGGCTGGCTCTACTTAGCTGCAATTGAAGACCTATACCACAAAAAAATAGTTGGTTGGGCATTAGATAGCAGAATGACAAAACAGCTAACAATTAGTGCACTAGAGATGGCAATAAAAAGAGAGAAGCCTCAAAAAGGACTTATATTTCATTCAGATCGCGGCTCACAGTATGCAGCCTATGATTATCAGGACAAGCTTAGAGAAAATGGCATAAGACAAAGCATGAGTGCAAAAGGAGACTGCTATGATAATGCCTGTATGGAATCCTTTTTTGCCACATTAAAGAAAGACCTGGTTCATAGAAGGCGTTTTAAGACCCGAGAAGAAGCAAGATTAGCAATAATTAACTATATAGAGACTTGGTATAATTCAAAAAGGTCTCACAGCAGCTTAGACTACATGTCACCCATGGAATATGAAAGATATCACAGAGAGACCCAGTCACTAGTAGCTTAA
- a CDS encoding class I SAM-dependent methyltransferase: MQDLWELGSSPKVIIGMIQKHIQVSDKTKVLDLACGKGAVSVQLAKALGCTVKGIDIIPEFIDYAKKKAQEYGVENLCEFKVGDINEAIKVQKDYDIVILGAVGDVLGTPEETIQKLKGTVKNGGYIFIDDAYGNDKSSGRYHTREKWLLFFQSAGMQLVDEGFNQEDELERLNDEQQSFIVMRANQLKEKYPDKAYFFDSYIKSQQAECDELENEISGVTMLLQVV, translated from the coding sequence TTGCAGGATTTATGGGAACTCGGCTCATCACCAAAGGTTATTATTGGAATGATTCAAAAGCATATACAAGTATCAGACAAAACCAAGGTGCTTGATTTGGCTTGCGGAAAAGGGGCAGTCAGTGTCCAGTTAGCCAAGGCTTTAGGCTGTACGGTTAAAGGCATTGACATCATTCCAGAATTTATTGATTATGCAAAAAAGAAAGCTCAAGAATATGGTGTGGAGAACCTGTGTGAGTTTAAGGTTGGAGATATCAACGAGGCGATAAAGGTTCAAAAGGATTATGATATTGTTATACTTGGTGCTGTCGGAGATGTACTGGGAACACCAGAGGAAACAATTCAAAAATTAAAAGGCACAGTGAAAAATGGCGGCTATATATTCATTGATGATGCTTATGGGAATGACAAATCTAGTGGAAGATATCATACAAGAGAAAAGTGGCTGTTATTCTTCCAAAGTGCAGGAATGCAGCTTGTTGATGAAGGGTTTAACCAAGAAGATGAGTTGGAAAGACTAAATGATGAGCAGCAGTCATTTATAGTGATGAGAGCAAACCAGCTAAAAGAAAAGTATCCGGATAAAGCATATTTTTTTGATAGTTATATAAAAAGCCAGCAGGCTGAATGTGATGAACTGGAGAATGAGATTTCAGGGGTTACGATGCTTTTACAGGTTGTTTGA
- a CDS encoding DUF4256 domain-containing protein translates to MINKLNNMRELSLDQREDLLNTLKVRFDENMNRHEGVRWANVQTKLEADVDKLWSINEMEATGGEPDVVGFDNNKNAYVFCDCSAESPKGRRNVCYDRAALDSRKRFKPQNNAVDMAAAMGIEILTVDQYWELQKLGKFDTKTSSWVKTPDNIRKLGGALFCDRRYDTVFVYHNGAESYYSARGFRGLITI, encoded by the coding sequence ATGATAAACAAACTCAATAATATGCGAGAGTTGTCGTTGGATCAGCGCGAAGATCTTCTTAATACTTTGAAAGTCCGTTTTGATGAAAATATGAACCGTCATGAAGGTGTAAGGTGGGCTAATGTACAAACAAAATTAGAAGCTGATGTTGATAAGCTTTGGTCGATTAATGAAATGGAAGCAACCGGAGGGGAACCTGATGTTGTTGGCTTTGATAATAATAAGAACGCATATGTTTTTTGCGACTGTTCGGCAGAAAGCCCCAAAGGACGCAGAAATGTTTGCTATGATCGTGCGGCATTGGATTCAAGGAAAAGATTCAAACCACAGAACAATGCTGTTGATATGGCGGCTGCTATGGGTATTGAAATTTTAACGGTGGATCAGTACTGGGAACTTCAGAAATTAGGAAAATTTGATACTAAAACGTCGAGTTGGGTAAAAACACCTGATAATATAAGAAAACTTGGCGGGGCGCTCTTTTGTGATCGCCGATACGATACGGTCTTTGTATACCATAATGGAGCGGAGTCTTATTACAGCGCCAGAGGTTTTCGGGGCTTGATAACGATCTAA
- a CDS encoding DUF6789 family protein has translation MERIKDRFTAGLISGLIAGVAMNFIDWTGYILGLHDERLLDWAAVVTFGRLPDNSAEVILAQTEQIFFTGFLGVLFAYILPILGSRNYLLKGWIYGVVANQSLYALAIAFKLPDLTVHTFYATVSHLISASIYGLVLAYLLKKLYQNYSTM, from the coding sequence GTGGAAAGAATAAAAGATAGATTTACTGCAGGTCTTATAAGTGGTCTTATTGCAGGAGTGGCGATGAACTTTATTGATTGGACTGGCTACATTTTAGGATTACACGATGAAAGGTTATTAGATTGGGCAGCAGTGGTAACTTTTGGAAGGTTGCCAGATAACAGCGCAGAGGTTATTTTAGCACAAACCGAACAAATATTTTTTACGGGATTTTTGGGTGTTTTGTTTGCCTATATACTCCCTATATTAGGAAGCAGAAACTATTTGCTCAAGGGATGGATATACGGGGTAGTGGCTAACCAAAGCTTATATGCCCTTGCCATTGCCTTTAAGCTGCCAGACCTTACAGTCCACACCTTTTACGCAACAGTTTCACATTTGATTTCTGCTTCCATTTATGGCTTAGTATTAGCATATCTTTTGAAAAAACTATATCAAAATTACAGCACTATGTAG
- a CDS encoding PstS family phosphate ABC transporter substrate-binding protein has translation MKKQYMISIAVLIVMLFTSLFMGCQSKENTQNELSFTLETYPRVDGSTVTIPLSEAIAAKLTGLTVDEVRPYILHNKTHQAYLNLINKKADIIFVTSPSEEELALAAEKGVGLEIVPIVSEAFVFLTHADNPVKGLTLEQIRHIYAGYITDWAEVGGPDAAIVAYQRPVNSGSQTGFLELVMKELSPMNPPTERIAAGMGELIEAVAAYENVPDALGYSYYYFVVDMWGNEKVKLLEVDGVYPNHGTIRSGDYPVKTAYYAVIRDDEPKDSPVRQLIAWVLSKPGQDLVEEAGYVKIK, from the coding sequence ATGAAAAAACAATACATGATATCAATTGCTGTTTTGATTGTGATGTTATTCACTAGCCTGTTTATGGGATGTCAAAGCAAAGAAAATACACAAAATGAACTATCTTTTACCCTGGAAACCTATCCCAGGGTAGATGGTTCTACAGTCACAATTCCACTATCTGAAGCCATTGCCGCAAAGCTCACAGGGCTTACAGTAGATGAAGTAAGGCCATATATTTTACATAACAAGACCCATCAGGCCTATCTAAACCTTATTAATAAAAAAGCAGATATTATTTTTGTTACGAGCCCATCAGAAGAAGAACTTGCCCTGGCTGCAGAAAAGGGAGTTGGATTAGAAATTGTACCCATTGTCAGTGAAGCCTTTGTCTTTTTAACCCATGCTGATAACCCTGTTAAAGGCTTAACCCTAGAACAAATCAGACATATCTATGCAGGATATATCACTGACTGGGCTGAAGTAGGTGGTCCTGATGCAGCTATTGTGGCCTATCAGCGTCCAGTTAACTCAGGAAGTCAAACAGGTTTTTTAGAGCTGGTGATGAAGGAGCTATCTCCAATGAATCCTCCTACAGAAAGGATAGCAGCAGGAATGGGAGAATTAATTGAAGCAGTTGCTGCCTATGAAAATGTCCCAGATGCCCTGGGTTATTCCTATTACTATTTTGTTGTTGACATGTGGGGAAATGAAAAAGTTAAATTATTAGAGGTTGATGGCGTTTATCCCAATCATGGGACCATACGCAGCGGAGATTATCCAGTAAAAACTGCTTATTATGCAGTTATAAGGGATGATGAGCCAAAGGACAGTCCAGTAAGACAATTGATTGCCTGGGTGTTATCAAAGCCAGGGCAAGATCTTGTTGAGGAGGCTGGCTATGTCAAAATCAAGTAA
- a CDS encoding SDR family NAD(P)-dependent oxidoreductase, producing MHKYSFLENILFPPTYLNKTRLRRSLTGKTVLITGASSGIGEQLAYFLGDINVHLILVARTEQKLLAMKNEIEKKAARVSIFPADLRNKEEMDGLLRFIHQLPDGLDIVVSNAGISIRRSINNSLDRHHDFTRTMAINYFAPVQLLLSVLPLLAENQWQVINISTVNALLIPFPHWAAYQASKSAFDTWFRSAAPELNAMGIATTSIYLPLVKTPMILPTAAYQGLPAMSPVHVAKIICKSMYTRRKKYTPWWLILGQLSSIIFRGIWDTLAWRILRKKGE from the coding sequence ATGCATAAATACAGCTTTTTGGAAAATATATTATTTCCACCAACTTATTTGAACAAAACCAGACTTAGACGCAGTCTGACGGGAAAAACTGTTTTGATAACTGGAGCAAGTTCTGGAATAGGAGAGCAATTGGCTTATTTTCTTGGAGATATTAATGTGCATTTAATTTTAGTGGCTAGAACAGAACAAAAGCTTCTAGCAATGAAAAATGAAATAGAAAAGAAAGCTGCCAGGGTGAGTATTTTCCCGGCAGACCTTAGAAATAAGGAAGAAATGGACGGATTATTAAGGTTTATTCATCAATTACCTGATGGTTTAGATATAGTGGTAAGTAATGCAGGTATATCAATCAGGCGATCCATCAACAATTCATTAGATAGACACCATGATTTTACAAGAACCATGGCTATCAATTATTTTGCACCAGTTCAATTGCTGTTGTCAGTGCTTCCCCTTCTTGCAGAAAACCAATGGCAGGTTATAAACATCTCCACAGTAAATGCTTTGTTAATTCCCTTTCCCCATTGGGCTGCTTATCAGGCATCCAAGTCAGCTTTTGACACATGGTTTCGGTCTGCAGCTCCCGAGTTGAATGCCATGGGGATAGCCACTACTTCTATATATCTTCCCCTGGTAAAAACGCCCATGATTCTGCCAACAGCTGCTTATCAGGGGCTGCCTGCCATGAGCCCCGTCCATGTAGCTAAAATCATTTGTAAATCCATGTATACACGAAGGAAAAAATATACTCCATGGTGGTTAATCCTTGGACAATTGTCATCAATAATTTTTAGGGGCATCTGGGACACATTGGCTTGGAGAATATTAAGAAAAAAGGGGGAATGA
- a CDS encoding AMP-binding protein, with product MCKLLYFLYKAQLLSPLKLYRLAAALNRYGINLMALLYFANRTYAHRIALVDDHETLNYKQLFMQSLKLSTVLKERYQLKRGYKVGLLCKNHASLVKSIFAVSLLGADIHLLNAEMSSGQFNKLLESIDFNLLIYDDELGSLIEASGYSKDKIMTYHNTLPAVNNLIYADVNESLRIKRNSSSRIVLLTGGTTGNYKTAAHEPSLFNFLDPLLALCTKLKLFDLVMNTLDRGLRHLYS from the coding sequence ATGTGTAAACTTCTCTATTTTTTATATAAAGCCCAATTGCTTTCTCCCTTAAAACTGTACAGATTAGCAGCTGCCCTTAATAGATACGGGATAAACCTAATGGCCCTCTTATACTTTGCAAACAGGACATATGCTCATAGGATTGCCCTGGTGGATGACCATGAAACATTAAATTATAAACAACTATTTATGCAATCGCTAAAGTTATCTACTGTTTTAAAAGAACGCTATCAGCTTAAAAGAGGTTATAAAGTAGGGCTTTTATGTAAAAACCATGCCTCCTTGGTAAAGTCCATTTTTGCTGTTTCCCTATTGGGAGCAGACATACACCTGCTCAATGCTGAAATGAGCAGTGGGCAGTTTAATAAACTGTTAGAGAGTATTGACTTTAATCTTCTTATATATGACGATGAGCTGGGTTCTTTAATTGAAGCTTCAGGCTATAGTAAGGATAAGATCATGACTTATCACAATACCCTACCAGCAGTAAACAACTTAATATATGCAGATGTTAATGAAAGCCTGAGAATTAAAAGGAATTCATCTAGTAGAATTGTACTGCTGACAGGTGGTACCACGGGAAATTACAAAACAGCGGCACATGAACCGTCTTTGTTTAATTTTTTAGATCCCCTTTTAGCTTTATGTACAAAACTAAAACTATTTGATTTAGTGATGAATACTTTGGACAGAGGCTTAAGGCATTTGTACTCCTAG
- a CDS encoding small multi-drug export protein translates to MNQLLHIWEYVVVFIMAATPWIEVLVVIPVAIASGLSPFWVVMAAFVGNVIPVWIIIAIYEKWEIWQSQRKSRKSEGEKGSYDSQAEEQPKKISKRGNRARKIWNRYGLPGLALLAPAITGIHLAAVMALAFKSPKRSTAIWMTISLAVWSIGMGIISFYGLSFFKGQA, encoded by the coding sequence GTGAATCAATTATTGCATATTTGGGAGTATGTAGTGGTTTTTATCATGGCTGCTACTCCCTGGATAGAAGTATTAGTGGTAATTCCTGTTGCAATAGCCAGTGGGTTGTCACCTTTTTGGGTTGTGATGGCTGCCTTTGTGGGGAATGTTATACCTGTTTGGATAATTATTGCTATTTATGAAAAATGGGAGATTTGGCAGTCTCAGCGTAAGTCTCGAAAAAGTGAGGGTGAAAAGGGTTCTTATGACAGCCAGGCAGAGGAACAGCCTAAAAAGATCTCAAAAAGAGGGAATCGTGCCCGAAAAATCTGGAATCGCTACGGTCTTCCTGGACTGGCCTTACTAGCCCCTGCCATAACAGGTATTCATTTAGCAGCTGTTATGGCATTAGCATTTAAAAGCCCAAAGCGATCAACAGCTATTTGGATGACAATTAGTCTGGCTGTCTGGTCTATAGGAATGGGCATAATATCTTTTTATGGGCTTTCCTTCTTCAAGGGTCAGGCTTGA
- a CDS encoding dimethylarginine dimethylaminohydrolase family protein yields the protein MINNVIENVIVRRPCKNFIEGITTSGLGKPDYELALKQHEGYIEAFKKCGCNVMVLNADERYPDSTFVEDVAIVTEKCAIITKPGADSRRGEELEIADALKNFYDKIEYLTDDACLDGGDILRVENHFYIGLSARTDSEGAGQLTRVLNKYGYTASTVPVKQFLHLKTGVVYIGNNTLVAAGEFLDNAVFKDFNIIRVDEDEAYAVNCILVNGFLLIPKGFKKTKKALLDSGYEIIEVEMSEFEKMDGGLTCLSLRIPGI from the coding sequence GTGATAAATAATGTAATAGAGAATGTAATAGTAAGAAGACCCTGCAAAAATTTTATTGAAGGTATTACCACATCAGGCCTGGGAAAACCAGATTATGAATTAGCCTTAAAGCAGCATGAAGGCTATATTGAGGCATTCAAAAAATGTGGCTGTAATGTTATGGTTCTCAATGCAGATGAAAGGTATCCAGATTCAACATTTGTTGAGGATGTAGCAATTGTAACAGAAAAATGTGCAATAATTACAAAACCAGGGGCAGACTCTAGAAGAGGAGAAGAACTTGAAATAGCTGATGCATTAAAGAACTTTTATGATAAGATAGAATACTTGACAGATGATGCCTGTCTTGATGGCGGCGATATTTTGCGAGTTGAAAACCATTTTTATATTGGATTATCTGCAAGAACGGACTCAGAGGGGGCAGGCCAGCTAACCAGAGTATTAAATAAATATGGTTATACCGCTTCTACAGTGCCTGTAAAACAGTTCCTACATTTGAAAACCGGTGTAGTTTATATAGGTAATAATACATTAGTTGCTGCAGGTGAATTTCTGGATAATGCGGTATTTAAGGATTTCAATATCATAAGGGTGGATGAAGATGAAGCTTATGCAGTAAACTGTATATTGGTAAATGGTTTTCTTCTGATACCTAAAGGCTTTAAAAAGACCAAAAAGGCTCTATTAGATTCAGGGTATGAGATTATTGAAGTTGAAATGTCAGAGTTTGAAAAAATGGATGGAGGGCTTACATGCCTTTCATTAAGAATACCGGGCATATAA
- a CDS encoding TRAP transporter large permease yields MIWILFLLLVVLFIINVPIAVALGLSASIVIIIQDNVPLIAVMQRMFNSVDSFPLLAIPFFILAGKLMESGGISGRLIHLANVVFGRIRGGLAIVSIIACAFFAAISGSAAATTAAVGSLLIPAMVKKGYDKNFSTAIQAAGGTVGIMIPPSVPLILYGVTASVSISDLFVAGIIPGLFVVLSLIILVYSISLMKGYGGGEIFGFNDFLIAFKDAILALLMPVIILGGIYGGIFTPTEAAVVAVVYGLIVGLFIYREIKWKDLINIFTSSIVTTSVIMFIIAGASIFGYLLTRERVPAMLTELMLNFTESWIVALLIINLILLIVGVFMETAAAIIILTPILAPIAVAMDINLVHFGIIMIVNLAIGFITPPVGINLFVASNIAGIKFEKIVQAIVPFILIMIVNVLIISFLPTMSLLLLGR; encoded by the coding sequence ATGATTTGGATATTATTCCTATTATTAGTTGTGTTATTCATTATTAACGTTCCTATTGCTGTAGCATTAGGCTTGTCAGCCTCCATAGTAATTATTATTCAAGATAACGTTCCTCTCATTGCTGTGATGCAGCGTATGTTTAACTCAGTTGACTCCTTTCCCTTGCTTGCTATACCTTTTTTCATTTTAGCTGGCAAACTCATGGAAAGTGGAGGAATTTCAGGGCGTTTAATTCATCTGGCAAACGTTGTTTTTGGTAGAATCAGAGGTGGACTTGCAATTGTTTCAATTATTGCTTGTGCATTTTTTGCAGCCATATCTGGCTCAGCAGCCGCCACCACTGCAGCAGTGGGATCATTGTTAATCCCCGCCATGGTAAAAAAAGGCTACGATAAAAACTTTTCAACAGCCATTCAGGCTGCAGGTGGCACAGTAGGAATTATGATTCCACCAAGTGTCCCCTTGATTTTATATGGTGTAACTGCCAGCGTATCAATTAGCGATCTATTTGTGGCAGGAATTATTCCTGGTTTATTTGTTGTTCTATCTTTAATTATACTTGTTTATTCCATATCACTAATGAAAGGCTATGGCGGCGGCGAAATATTTGGTTTTAATGATTTCCTAATAGCTTTTAAAGATGCTATTTTAGCTTTATTAATGCCGGTAATAATTCTTGGAGGAATCTACGGAGGTATTTTTACACCTACTGAAGCGGCAGTAGTAGCCGTTGTTTATGGACTAATTGTAGGATTATTTATTTATCGTGAGATTAAGTGGAAGGATCTAATTAACATCTTCACATCTTCCATTGTAACTACTTCAGTAATTATGTTTATTATTGCAGGCGCTTCAATTTTTGGATACTTATTGACAAGGGAAAGGGTTCCTGCCATGCTGACTGAGTTGATGCTCAATTTTACTGAAAGCTGGATTGTCGCCCTGCTGATTATTAATCTCATCCTGCTTATCGTTGGTGTCTTTATGGAAACTGCTGCTGCAATCATTATTCTAACTCCCATTTTAGCCCCAATAGCTGTTGCCATGGACATTAACCTGGTTCACTTCGGCATAATTATGATTGTGAATTTAGCAATTGGATTTATTACTCCTCCAGTTGGCATTAATCTTTTTGTGGCCTCCAACATAGCAGGCATTAAGTTTGAAAAAATTGTTCAGGCTATTGTACCCTTTATCCTTATAATGATTGTAAATGTACTTATTATTTCCTTCCTGCCTACCATGAGCTTATTATTGTTAGGCCGTTAA
- a CDS encoding TRAP transporter small permease — protein MGKLIIFINTSLKYILFLLMIALIISVFSQVLFRFVLNQPLAWTEELARYILVWLTFLGAAYAMSLKAHIGVEFFVNKLPDSLHKMSLVLSTLVSIAFFIILITQGYSMMTRSMSQLSPVLKIPMGAVYAVIPFSGIILIINIISETIKALFDKGGVDK, from the coding sequence ATGGGCAAACTTATAATTTTTATTAACACATCACTAAAGTATATACTTTTTTTACTGATGATTGCATTAATTATTTCTGTATTCTCTCAGGTTTTGTTTCGCTTTGTTCTCAATCAACCTCTTGCATGGACAGAAGAGCTTGCTCGCTATATTCTCGTTTGGTTAACCTTTCTCGGTGCAGCCTATGCAATGTCCTTAAAGGCTCATATAGGGGTAGAGTTTTTTGTTAATAAATTACCAGACAGCTTGCATAAGATGTCACTTGTTTTGTCAACACTTGTGAGTATTGCCTTTTTCATTATTCTAATTACACAGGGCTATTCAATGATGACTAGATCCATGAGTCAACTCTCACCAGTTCTTAAAATACCCATGGGGGCAGTCTATGCAGTAATACCTTTTAGCGGCATTATTTTAATTATTAATATAATTTCTGAAACTATTAAAGCCCTGTTTGATAAGGGAGGGGTTGATAAATGA
- a CDS encoding TRAP transporter substrate-binding protein: MRKSSVLSVLLVLLMLGAMAFVTACGGDTSSKNQDDEKVYVLQAGHSLPENHPYELAFKRMAENVKERTNGRVIIETFPASQIGAERELTEALTFGTVDLVVSSTAPITNFVPDLGVLDLPFLFASREAAVKVLESEIGDSLLAQLGDQGIIGMSWGENGFRHITNSIRPIHSPDDLRGIKIRTQENDIHIAAFEALGAQPTPMAWTEALTAFQQRVVDAQENPAIVADQFNLFEANQKYMSLTGHVYSVAIYMMSQATYDKLPEDLREIVLDEGRKAGPYERELIIEMEKESLNRLRAQGMEILEDIDIEPFRTAIASVYNRYNNQELLNSILEAQ; this comes from the coding sequence ATGAGAAAAAGCAGTGTTTTGAGTGTTTTATTAGTACTACTTATGTTAGGAGCTATGGCTTTTGTTACAGCCTGTGGGGGTGATACCTCAAGTAAAAACCAAGATGATGAGAAGGTTTATGTTCTTCAGGCAGGTCATTCTCTTCCTGAAAATCATCCATATGAATTAGCTTTCAAGCGAATGGCTGAAAATGTTAAGGAGCGTACTAATGGTCGTGTAATTATAGAGACCTTTCCTGCTAGTCAGATCGGGGCCGAACGCGAGTTAACTGAAGCATTGACTTTTGGAACAGTAGATTTGGTTGTATCTTCTACTGCACCTATTACAAACTTTGTACCTGATTTAGGAGTACTTGACCTTCCCTTCTTATTTGCAAGTCGTGAAGCTGCAGTTAAGGTGTTAGAAAGTGAAATCGGAGATAGCTTGCTCGCTCAATTAGGGGATCAAGGAATTATAGGAATGTCTTGGGGTGAAAATGGGTTTAGACATATTACTAATAGTATTCGTCCCATTCACTCTCCTGATGATTTAAGGGGAATTAAAATTAGAACTCAAGAAAATGACATTCATATAGCAGCTTTTGAAGCACTAGGTGCCCAGCCAACTCCAATGGCTTGGACTGAAGCTTTAACAGCTTTCCAACAGCGAGTAGTGGATGCTCAAGAGAATCCAGCAATTGTGGCCGATCAATTTAATTTATTTGAAGCCAACCAAAAATACATGTCACTAACAGGTCATGTTTACTCGGTTGCCATCTACATGATGAGTCAAGCCACATATGACAAACTGCCGGAAGATCTGCGTGAAATAGTTTTGGATGAGGGACGTAAAGCAGGCCCATATGAACGTGAATTAATTATTGAAATGGAAAAAGAATCACTTAACAGGCTTCGTGCACAGGGAATGGAAATTCTTGAAGATATTGATATAGAACCGTTCCGGACTGCTATTGCTTCTGTTTATAATAGATATAATAACCAGGAGCTGCTTAACAGCATACTTGAAGCTCAATAA